TCAATTTATACATTAAGTTAATactaaaaaggacaaaaacttaatatttgGCAACCCTATTTCAAAGTATTATCAGCCTAAAAACCCGTTATTTGAgcctttttcgaaaatttttgaagccaCAAACCTtcaaaacttcttttttaattatttttcactgtaaaatttcttttaaaaaacttttcagatcaaaattcaacaaaattttcaaataacgcTTCTTTTAAAAACTGCGCAATACATTTCCGCAAATCCTGTTGAATgaattttcctgaatttttgaAGCTATTTTGGGCGAAAAAGTTGTcccagatttaattttttctcaaaaatatttttaaaaagtaaaaattaaattttaaacaaaaacaaaaattaagggaGAAATGCGACTTTGTCCGTTTCCATGGCAACTTTCAAAAATGCGACGTTTTGTGTACGTCTTTTTCGTATCCTGGTTGCAGTCCTTTTTCATCAGCGAAACAATCAAGACGCGCACGTAACTTGTGTATACGACATTCGCATTGCTtagaaacgaagaaaaaaaaagtaaaaatttcctttcgtGGTTTGAGTTGAGAAAATGTTGTCATGTCCAGTGCATGCATTATTTAAGAGAGATTATTGAGTAATTGATGGGAAATTGCCTCGTACTTGCGTGTAAATACGAGAATTTTCTCCCGtgaacacacagaaaaaaataacaaggtCGATCGAGTTCGGACTTTTATTGCTTTCGTCTACTCGCAGGATAATGAGTAGCGAAATAGAGAATAATTTGAGTAGTAGTGCTAATAATTTGAGTTCGTCAGTTATTTTGAAGGAGGAATTTGATGAGGGATTTGAGCCAACGAAGGAAGGTAAGAAAAAtctcgtgaaaattttttcattagggaacctggatttttttttttgctcgcttTTATGAATGAACATTGCGGATTTCATGAATGGAACAGTGTATGTACCTTATTGCGgggaaaatcaatatttttgtgtgtgtatgcGAGTACGTGCGAGGATTGGGTCAATCTATTTTCCTTTGACGATGACGACGGTTGACCAGCTGCAATAATAACCCTTATCTTTGGAGACTTTTTATCAATTGCGATGGATCGATATTcgcaattatttgaaaaaagaaacgGATTACAGCAGAAAATAAGTCATCATGATATGGGAAAAATTGTGAGCTGTGAATTTTTGAGGCGATACAATagatgaaaatgttttaaattttcttcaaattaattttttattaaattatcaaaaaatatttaaaaatcaactttttcaaaatgaaatttttaaaaattttttttgaaaaaaaatcgaaattaaaaaaaattataatttttaaaatgaaaaaaatctttgaatgaaaatttttttactttcgaaattttttttaataaatcctaaaattattttttttattctcgccatgaaatttttaaatctcgaaattagttttgaaattaataaaaagaattaattaaaaaaaaaaaaataaaatttttttttttttaaatttaaaaaaaaaattataatttaaattaagtattaaaatgttttttataagtatttttttattttatttttttttttaataaatcttaaattaattttttttattctcgccataaaatttttagatctcgaaattagtttttaaattaataaaaaaaattaattaaaaaaaaaaaaaatttaaatatttaaaaaaaatgaatttaaattaagtaagtattaaaattttttgacaaatattttttttattttattttattttttttaaaataaatcttaaattagtttttttcattctcgccatgaaatttttggttctcgaaattaattttgaaatcaataaaataaaattaattaaaaaaaaaataaatcaaaatttttttttaaatattttaaaaaaaattagaatttaaattaagtattaaaattttttatttattttttattttattttatttttttttaataaatcttaaattaatttttttattctcgccatgaaatttttagctctcgaaattaaattttcaattctgaaaataatttttttagttctcaaattaaaaatttatcaattgaaatgattttttttgcttttttaaaaagttttgatgaaaaattccttaaaaaatcctaacttttcataatattcgatattgaataaaaactttaaaacccAAAAAGCTctgtaaaaacatttttgaaaattgtatcaGCCTAAATGTTGCTGGATGCTGCAGTTGCTATCGATTATCTCATCGTGTGTGTGACGACTGATGTctgtatgaatttttaatggaaatgttttctttttttatgaactttttatgatgtttttctGTCCcacattttctatttattcacaaaagtcaaatttttcttctttttttcctccttttcatAGAAATACGAGattatgcaataaaaattggcATTAGACCAGATGAACCGCACCTCTTGCATTTAGCACGAGATGGTCTTATGCGAGCTTTGCCCAGCAATTGGAAACCTTGGTaaggaatttttcttcaaaaataaaaaaatttttctaaaaaatttttttttttcagttttgatgAAAAGCATCAGGCGCATTATTACGTAaacaaagagacaaaaaagacTCAGTGGGAGCATCCGTTAGACGCGGAATACAAATTACTCGTCGAAAAAGCGCGTCGCAAATATCAGGATCAATCCGACACACTCTCGGAACTCGATTCGGGCATTCGTAGTTTGCAAGGCAATGACGTCGAATCCGACTCGCCCGAAATGAAAGTTGAACAGACAATTTTTGGTCCTCCTCGTCCCGGATTACTTCCCATCACGGGACGCGATCGCATTCAATTACAACCTCTTGATGCAGCTCCTGCAGGTCCTTTACGCCCCGTTTCTGCCGCAATTTCACGCAAAGTTGGCAAATTCGAGGTAACAAAGTCGTCGTTAAATGCCCCGACGAAAATTGATCTTTCGATGAAGACAGATTCATCGCAAAATGATGTCGGAAAACCTCCTTTTATGTCATTTTCGAGTGCCGCATCGACAAATCGCGCCTCAGAAACGTCCCCAAAGAAGGGATTTGCTCTCCAGGGTGGCGGATCTTTGTTTTTGAAGTCAAATACGCGTCGCCAAAGCGATGTTGGCACCCCATCAATGAGTTCCGCTGCTGTTTCCAACCCCATTGACATCTCGGGGGCACGTTCTCGTGAATCGGGATCCTTCGGCATGAGTCCAAACATCATGAAAGGCATCTTACGAGACTCGAGTCTCACGGATGTTCGTTCGCGCCCGCAAGAAATGAAGATCGGAGGCTTGGATTTCGAGACAACAACCGATGGCGATCGAAAAATCGTGCGATTTAACTTGAATCCTGCCGAAATTCGTGCAAATTCCGaagaaaacgacgacgaagggAAAGTTAAAAGTGATAACAGCTCCGAAGAAGAACAAAGTGTCgaagaagaggaagaagaTGTTTGGGATTTCATCAATAATGACACCGCTGCGGGTAATTCAGGCATCAACAACGTCAAACAAGTGAAAGTAACACCTGCTATCTCCCCGATTTCGCCAATTACGCAACTGGCAATCCTCAAAAGTGGTCAACACGCCAACGAAACAATCAAAAAGACGACTGTGAAGGCGATCGTGGCGAAAAACGAGATGAAAGACAAGCCCAGTATCTTCTCGATGTTCGataaaatggacaaaaaagacgaaaaagggAGTTTTATGGTGAAACCATTGTACGACGAAAGCGAATCAGATTCCAGTGGCCAAATAAAATCCAAAGAAAGTGACGCAAAGTTGCATTCGTTCGAGCAAGAAGTCAATAAAGCTTCAAATTACAAGGAATTAGAGACGATGTTGGAGgatgaaaagcaaaaattcaaagatttaCTCGATATGAAGTTACAAAAGCTCCAACAGCAACAATCGAATGCTTTAGAAAAAGAATTGAAGAACGAAGAGATCAAATTTAAGGAATTATTGGAGACAAAACGAAAATCAATTGAAGAGCAACACCTACAGGACGtcctaaaatgcaaaaaagaagCCGAATCCAAGCTTAACGACATCAAAAATGGCGTTCAACAACAAAACGAGGAAGAAATCGAGGCATTTCGAGCGAAACTTGAGGCCGAATTCGAAgcgaaacgcaaaaaaatcagcgaagAATACAAAATTGCCGCAGAAACGctccaaaaaaatcataacgaAATGCTTGACGAGCTAAATCGCGACCTGAAACTCGAACAAGAGATCATCAAGAAGGAACATTCGCAAAAATTAGCGCAAATGCGGACCCAGGTCGAGCACGAAATCCAAATGGAGCGTCAACGGTTACGGGAAACGGGCGAAGATCGACTTTACGAGAAGGTTCGGTGCGAAAAACGCCTGCTCGAGGACAAATATCGCTGTTTGAAGGAGAAATATGTGCGTTTAAAAAACGATGTAAAGATCTCCTTGGAGCGAAGGAATCGACGACGCGAACAAACGAGTATCACTACCACAGGCTCTGAAACGGAACGCACGCCGTCGAACAATCGCGATGCCTCCCAAACGGGCGAATTCGGAAAACCTCCAATGGGGATCGTATCGagtgcaaaacaaaaacttcacTTGCAAGAAGCCACGGGAACGGAACCTCCAACGCAAAAACACCTGAAATTCcttcagcagcagcaaaatcaAGACGAAACCTCGATAAGTCAGAGTGACACGACGATCTCGAATAATTACAATCGACGACAACATTTGAATATTCCGTTCAGCAACGAGAACGGAAATTCCGATTCGGAAGCTTTTGTTCGTTCCGCGCCCAAAACAAGTCATCAAGCCGGTtcgaataacaacaacaacaatttccaGTCAGTTGGGCGTCAAAAGCGGAAAGTTTTCACGAGATCCAAGTCAGCGTCAACTTCGCGCTTGCACACGTCGCTGAGTCAAGAGCAACAAGATCGACCCTGCACGCCCGTCGAGAATTTGCGCGTTCAATTGCAAAAGTTGGAAGATCTCGAGGATCAATTTCCCGAAAATACGCTTGATACTCCTTATAAGTTAAGATATCCATTTTCGGATATTGGCAATCAGGCTGGCGGAAGCGGCGAATTGGAATTTATCAAGCATCGAATTCATTTGGAGAAAGATTCGGTACGACGGGCAAAAGAGTCGTTGAGAACGCAAAGGACGACGTTCAGAGCAAAGCAGCGGGAAATTAAGCAGAGACATGCGGCGTCAGTTGTGAGGCATACGATGGATCAATTGTACATGGTaagttgctttttttattttttaagcttgaaatcgatcaaaagttatgaaaaatgcttttggatgtcttttggatggttctcaagcttgaaaattgaaaaataaaaaatacgtaaaaaatacgtaattttcattttttatcatatgaggagcaaatatcgtactttttttctcaagtcacttctcaaccaacttttgatgggtttcaaagctaaaaaataataaatattcattctaaagttcatttccattgatatctgatcgatttttgaagaaataaaatagtacgattttatcatatgaggagcaaaaatcgtacttttttcatcaagtcacttttcaaccaacttttgaagcttgaaaagttgaatattcaaaagttgatttccaaaaatttttgaagaaataaaaaaaagtacgattttatcatatgaggagcaaaaatcgtatttttttctcaagtcaattttcaaccaaattttgatggatttcaaagctaaaagttaataaatattcattctaaagttgatttccattgatatctgatcgatttttgatcaaataaaaaaaagtacgattttatcatatgaggaaaaaataaaaattaataaatattcattctaaagttttccaaaaatctgtcgattttttcgattttatcatatgaggagcaaaaatcgtactttttttctcaagtcaaaccaacttttgatggatttcaaagctaaaagttaataaatattcattctaaagttgattttccattgatatctgatcgatttttgaagaaataaaaaaaagtacgattttatcatatgaggaggaaaaatcgtactttttttctcaagtcacttttcaaccaacttttgatggatttcaaagctaaaagttaataaatattcattctaaagttgatttccattgatatctgatcgatttttgaagaaataaaaaaagtacgattttatcatatgaggagcaaaaatcgtactttttttctcaagtcacttttcaaccaacttttgatggatttcaaagctaaaagttaataaatattcattctaaagttgatttcc
The sequence above is drawn from the Culicoides brevitarsis isolate CSIRO-B50_1 chromosome 1, AGI_CSIRO_Cbre_v1, whole genome shotgun sequence genome and encodes:
- the LOC134838067 gene encoding centrosomal protein of 164 kDa, which encodes MSSEIENNLSSSANNLSSSVILKEEFDEGFEPTKEEIRDYAIKIGIRPDEPHLLHLARDGLMRALPSNWKPCFDEKHQAHYYVNKETKKTQWEHPLDAEYKLLVEKARRKYQDQSDTLSELDSGIRSLQGNDVESDSPEMKVEQTIFGPPRPGLLPITGRDRIQLQPLDAAPAGPLRPVSAAISRKVGKFEVTKSSLNAPTKIDLSMKTDSSQNDVGKPPFMSFSSAASTNRASETSPKKGFALQGGGSLFLKSNTRRQSDVGTPSMSSAAVSNPIDISGARSRESGSFGMSPNIMKGILRDSSLTDVRSRPQEMKIGGLDFETTTDGDRKIVRFNLNPAEIRANSEENDDEGKVKSDNSSEEEQSVEEEEEDVWDFINNDTAAGNSGINNVKQVKVTPAISPISPITQLAILKSGQHANETIKKTTVKAIVAKNEMKDKPSIFSMFDKMDKKDEKGSFMVKPLYDESESDSSGQIKSKESDAKLHSFEQEVNKASNYKELETMLEDEKQKFKDLLDMKLQKLQQQQSNALEKELKNEEIKFKELLETKRKSIEEQHLQDVLKCKKEAESKLNDIKNGVQQQNEEEIEAFRAKLEAEFEAKRKKISEEYKIAAETLQKNHNEMLDELNRDLKLEQEIIKKEHSQKLAQMRTQVEHEIQMERQRLRETGEDRLYEKVRCEKRLLEDKYRCLKEKYVRLKNDVKISLERRNRRREQTSITTTGSETERTPSNNRDASQTGEFGKPPMGIVSSAKQKLHLQEATGTEPPTQKHLKFLQQQQNQDETSISQSDTTISNNYNRRQHLNIPFSNENGNSDSEAFVRSAPKTSHQAGSNNNNNNFQSVGRQKRKVFTRSKSASTSRLHTSLSQEQQDRPCTPVENLRVQLQKLEDLEDQFPENTLDTPYKLRYPFSDIGNQAGGSGELEFIKHRIHLEKDSVRRAKESLRTQRTTFRAKQREIKQRHAASVVRHTMDQLYMEEKELTEMEVSLHRTRALLGEKVIRLRHLEHSLQRVYEKEKPLDLQSDDNKLNRKEDATLSDVSSHSSSGFSSTDMNTDTLQGQRKDLLQESSEIMHSLENLNAEIREIWDILSKQQIQGLPAPPAPTYEQEIKWTMFGPAGSPTTTVPSLQDRLETYRHITGRNTNPFLTSPSSVANSVPLAPLAAHYTSSLVERTRDLRNWLKQAKTENEVLATTTNRGGQQTTI